One Niabella beijingensis DNA window includes the following coding sequences:
- a CDS encoding ABC transporter ATP-binding protein, giving the protein MKSFIPDIDRQETVISIRGLHKSFGSNQVLRGVDLDLHSGENIVVLGRSGTGKSVLIKVIVGLLYPDAGTVSVLGQEVPELGAHALRDLRLKVGFCFQHGALYDSMTVGENLAFPLKRNEPGMGRKERDKRIEMVLEAVGLAHTIDQMPAELSGGQRKRIGIGRTLILRPAIMLYDEPTAGLDPITCTEINDLINEVQHRFRTSSIIITHDLTCAKATGDTIAVLKEGRFIRQGNFNEVFSSDEVLIREFYEYNFIQ; this is encoded by the coding sequence ATGAAATCTTTCATTCCCGATATCGACAGGCAGGAAACAGTGATCTCCATCAGGGGATTGCATAAATCATTCGGCAGCAATCAGGTGTTGCGCGGGGTGGACCTGGATCTGCACAGCGGTGAGAATATCGTGGTGCTGGGCCGTTCCGGAACGGGCAAGTCGGTCCTGATAAAAGTGATCGTCGGGCTGCTGTACCCTGATGCCGGCACGGTAAGTGTGCTGGGGCAGGAAGTGCCGGAACTGGGCGCCCATGCATTGCGCGACCTGCGGCTGAAAGTAGGGTTCTGCTTTCAGCACGGGGCATTATACGACAGCATGACGGTGGGCGAAAACCTGGCCTTTCCCCTGAAACGGAATGAGCCGGGCATGGGCCGTAAAGAGCGTGATAAACGCATCGAAATGGTACTGGAAGCGGTCGGGCTCGCCCATACCATCGACCAGATGCCGGCGGAACTTTCCGGCGGACAACGCAAGCGCATCGGCATCGGCCGCACACTCATACTCCGTCCCGCAATCATGTTGTATGATGAGCCCACGGCCGGTCTGGATCCTATTACCTGCACGGAGATCAATGACCTGATCAATGAAGTACAGCACCGGTTCAGGACCAGCTCCATTATTATCACACATGATCTCACCTGTGCCAAGGCGACCGGCGATACGATCGCCGTACTGAAAGAAGGACGGTTTATACGGCAGGGTAATTTTAATGAAGTGTTCAGCTCCGATGAAGTGCTGATCCGCGAATTCTATGAGTATAACTTTATTCAATAA
- a CDS encoding SusC/RagA family TonB-linked outer membrane protein: MQRTYIFIFFLFIGSALWGQERKISGMVRDNTGPLVGVTVGVKDAPGGTTTDEDGKFTINADSSRTLVFSLVGYLTLEIKPEGGKELEITMQATSQGMDEVVVVGYGTKKRVTNTGATSAISADEIRTVPTANVQNALTGKLPGFFSQQRSGQPGKDASDFFIRGVSSLNPDGNKPLIIVDDIEYTYEQLAQINVNEIENITILKDASTTAVYGIKGANGVLIVTTRRGVMGRPKINARVEGGVQSPVTKLKFLDAYHSVLLENEAYTNDGLNPPFSQTDLEHFRTGDDPYGHPDVNWYKAIFKPYSLQTNANVDASGGNAIVKYFVSGGALVQNGALKDFSDPRNELNNNYYFRRYNFRSNLDIKASKSLSVRLDVTTRFGDLNQPHAQNIVGEIYNFKKIRPYSAPFLNPNGSYAYDRYNPGNLSTLNARLANSGYSRDKRTDLNILFGVVEKLDMITRGLSFTGRVAYASTESASRHLFRGGLLEGYSPPSYYYNPEDGSYTLDPRGQYQLSGYTLLGTTNDYNKNLNLQAFLNYDRIINDHHITSLLLFNRQSATDQKNAAVPNKFQGYSFKIGYDYRQKYLMDFNLGYNGSDRFTSGKRYGFFPAVGVGWNINKERFFNVDLINLLKIRGSYGVVGSDFVVGNRYLYVQQYEKGGGYPFGESSAIGYPSIFEGDLGNDNVTWEKARKLDFGIDLNMFDDKISLTVDWFRDIRYDQLISRGSISQLLGVGTARFNMGKVQNTGFDGQLAYRNHIGNFQYNVTGVFSYAKNKILFQDEATPAFPWLRKTGHPIGQTFGYSFLGFYKDQADIDNSPRPLIPVQPGDLKYKDLNGDNVIDENDMGPIGKPNLPNTTVGLTLGGSYKGFSLNILFQGSFNYSFYVTGTGIEPFQSQFQPIHELRWTPGADDAKFPRLTTNSASVNSPSAYPSDFWLIDANYIRLKTVDMGYQLPGRWLPFKINNARIYLSAYNLLTFTNYSLYQQDPEVTSNTAGDAYMNQRVMNVGVQVGF; encoded by the coding sequence ATGCAGCGTACATATATATTTATTTTCTTCTTGTTTATTGGTTCCGCTTTATGGGGTCAGGAAAGAAAAATATCGGGAATGGTGCGGGACAATACAGGGCCGTTGGTTGGGGTTACTGTTGGCGTAAAAGATGCTCCCGGCGGCACCACAACCGATGAGGACGGGAAGTTCACCATCAATGCAGATAGCAGTCGTACACTGGTCTTTAGTCTGGTAGGTTATTTAACGCTCGAAATAAAGCCGGAAGGCGGGAAGGAGCTCGAAATTACCATGCAGGCAACATCCCAGGGGATGGATGAAGTAGTGGTGGTGGGGTACGGCACCAAAAAGCGGGTAACCAATACCGGTGCCACAAGTGCCATATCGGCTGATGAGATCAGGACCGTTCCCACAGCCAATGTTCAGAATGCGCTTACCGGGAAACTGCCGGGCTTCTTTTCCCAGCAGCGTTCCGGGCAGCCGGGTAAGGATGCATCGGATTTTTTCATCAGGGGTGTCAGCTCGCTCAACCCCGATGGCAATAAGCCGCTTATCATTGTGGATGATATTGAATATACCTATGAGCAGCTGGCGCAGATCAATGTAAATGAAATAGAAAATATTACCATTTTAAAGGATGCCTCCACTACGGCGGTATATGGTATCAAAGGCGCCAATGGCGTGCTGATCGTCACAACAAGAAGGGGCGTTATGGGAAGACCAAAAATAAATGCAAGGGTGGAGGGCGGTGTGCAAAGCCCGGTAACAAAATTAAAATTCCTGGATGCCTATCATAGTGTGCTGCTCGAAAACGAAGCCTATACCAACGACGGGCTCAATCCCCCCTTCTCTCAGACGGACCTGGAGCATTTCAGGACCGGGGACGATCCTTATGGCCATCCCGATGTGAATTGGTATAAGGCCATTTTTAAACCCTATTCCCTGCAAACCAACGCCAATGTGGATGCCTCCGGCGGAAATGCCATCGTGAAATATTTCGTATCCGGCGGCGCACTTGTACAAAACGGTGCACTTAAAGATTTTTCCGATCCGCGGAATGAACTGAATAATAACTATTATTTCCGCAGGTATAATTTCAGAAGTAACCTGGATATAAAGGCTTCGAAAAGTTTATCCGTGCGGTTGGATGTTACCACCCGGTTTGGTGATCTGAACCAGCCCCATGCCCAGAATATCGTAGGGGAGATCTATAATTTTAAAAAGATAAGACCTTACTCTGCACCCTTCCTGAACCCGAATGGCAGTTATGCTTACGACCGGTACAACCCGGGCAATCTCTCCACGCTCAACGCGCGTTTGGCCAACAGCGGTTACTCAAGGGATAAAAGGACCGATCTGAATATACTTTTCGGTGTAGTGGAAAAACTGGATATGATCACCAGGGGACTGTCTTTTACGGGACGTGTGGCTTATGCCAGTACGGAATCGGCTTCCCGTCATCTGTTCCGGGGCGGGCTCCTGGAAGGGTATTCTCCTCCGTCCTATTATTATAATCCTGAAGACGGCAGCTATACCCTGGATCCCAGGGGGCAATACCAGTTGTCGGGTTACACCCTTTTGGGAACGACCAACGACTATAACAAGAACCTCAACCTGCAGGCCTTCTTAAATTACGATCGCATTATTAATGACCACCACATTACATCCCTCTTGCTTTTTAACCGGCAGAGTGCTACCGATCAGAAAAATGCGGCGGTCCCGAATAAATTCCAGGGATATAGTTTTAAGATCGGGTATGATTACCGGCAGAAGTACCTGATGGACTTCAACCTGGGATATAATGGCTCCGACCGCTTTACATCGGGCAAGCGGTATGGATTCTTCCCCGCGGTTGGTGTGGGCTGGAACATTAATAAAGAACGCTTCTTTAATGTAGATCTTATCAATCTGCTGAAGATCCGCGGCTCTTATGGGGTGGTAGGTTCTGATTTTGTGGTGGGGAACCGGTACCTGTATGTACAGCAGTACGAGAAAGGCGGGGGCTATCCCTTCGGGGAAAGCAGCGCTATAGGCTATCCCTCCATTTTTGAGGGTGACCTGGGCAATGATAATGTTACCTGGGAAAAAGCCCGCAAACTGGATTTTGGGATCGACCTGAATATGTTTGATGATAAGATTTCACTGACGGTCGACTGGTTCCGGGATATACGGTACGATCAGCTGATCTCACGCGGATCCATATCCCAGCTCCTGGGTGTGGGAACTGCACGGTTCAATATGGGTAAAGTGCAGAACACGGGCTTCGACGGACAGCTGGCCTATCGCAATCATATCGGGAATTTTCAATATAATGTAACAGGTGTGTTCTCCTATGCAAAAAATAAGATCCTTTTCCAGGATGAAGCTACTCCCGCATTTCCCTGGCTGCGGAAAACAGGACACCCGATAGGGCAGACCTTCGGTTATAGCTTTCTTGGATTCTATAAGGACCAGGCAGACATTGATAACAGTCCCCGGCCGCTCATCCCCGTGCAGCCGGGCGATCTGAAGTACAAAGATCTCAATGGGGATAATGTAATCGATGAAAATGACATGGGACCTATTGGTAAACCCAATCTGCCGAATACCACGGTGGGACTGACGTTGGGAGGGAGCTACAAAGGGTTTAGTTTGAATATCCTGTTCCAGGGCTCGTTCAACTATAGCTTTTACGTTACGGGTACCGGTATAGAGCCCTTCCAGAGCCAATTTCAGCCGATACATGAGTTGAGGTGGACGCCCGGTGCAGATGATGCAAAATTCCCAAGACTGACCACCAACTCGGCGTCTGTAAACAGCCCCTCGGCATATCCGTCTGATTTCTGGCTGATCGATGCAAATTATATCCGGTTAAAAACAGTGGATATGGGGTATCAGCTTCCCGGCAGATGGCTGCCTTTTAAGATCAATAATGCAAGAATATATCTGAGCGCCTATAACCTGCTTACCTTTACCAATTACAGTCTGTATCAGCAGGACCCGGAAGTAACCAGCAATACCGCAGGAGATGCCTATATGAACCAGCGCGTGATGAATGTGGGGGTGCAGGTTGGGTTTTAA
- a CDS encoding glycerophosphodiester phosphodiesterase family protein: MKQYFITGCLIGIAAIGNLSAQSPALRVYKMNTLKQAQSFFHYKGKNKQIISGHRGGITKGFPENSIETFENTLKYTEAFYEVDPRMTKDSVVVLLHDATLDRVTTGKGNISDHTFAELQQLRLKDRDGNVTAARIPTLMDAIKWSKGKTILNLDNKGVAFETIAKIIRESGNPLVMLTIHSPEQARFYLDQNPESIFSVHILSKKSFDAYEAAGIPWKNMIAYIGPKFTPENRELLKLLHGKGVMCMISAAPTTDKLTDEAERAGGYRAIFSEGADILESDLPIEVAAAIKKK; the protein is encoded by the coding sequence ATGAAACAATATTTTATAACGGGCTGTCTTATCGGGATCGCGGCAATCGGAAACCTCTCGGCCCAGTCCCCTGCTTTACGGGTATATAAAATGAATACCTTAAAACAGGCGCAGTCATTTTTTCATTATAAAGGAAAGAACAAACAGATCATCAGCGGTCACCGGGGTGGCATCACAAAAGGTTTTCCGGAGAACTCCATCGAGACATTTGAAAACACCCTGAAATATACGGAGGCCTTCTATGAAGTAGACCCGCGCATGACCAAAGACAGCGTGGTAGTGCTGTTGCATGATGCCACACTGGACCGGGTCACTACCGGCAAAGGGAACATCTCCGATCATACTTTTGCTGAATTGCAGCAGCTGCGTTTAAAAGACAGGGATGGGAATGTTACGGCTGCCCGGATCCCGACACTGATGGATGCCATTAAATGGAGTAAAGGCAAAACCATTCTCAACCTGGATAACAAGGGCGTGGCTTTTGAAACCATTGCTAAAATCATCCGGGAAAGCGGAAACCCGCTGGTGATGCTTACGATTCACAGTCCGGAACAGGCACGGTTCTACCTGGATCAGAACCCCGAAAGCATTTTCTCGGTACACATTCTTTCAAAAAAATCTTTTGATGCCTATGAAGCCGCAGGTATTCCCTGGAAAAATATGATCGCTTATATCGGTCCCAAATTCACTCCTGAAAACAGGGAGCTTTTGAAATTACTCCACGGCAAAGGCGTCATGTGTATGATCTCTGCTGCGCCCACAACAGATAAATTAACAGATGAAGCAGAACGTGCCGGCGGTTACCGTGCGATTTTTTCCGAAGGGGCTGATATCCTTGAATCGGACCTGCCGATAGAAGTAGCTGCTGCAATTAAGAAGAAATAG
- a CDS encoding MlaD family protein produces MKTTDSRRATTVGIFIILGLLIFAAAILFLGGQKKAFIQSVQVKAIFHDVGGLSKGNNIWYSGVKVGTIKKITFVDHSRIEVLMNIDKNARPFIHKDVKARISADGLVGNKIIALDGGTAQTAPIEDGDVILVEASISTDEIMNTLQVNNKNLVTITGDLKSIMENLAAGRGTLGKLMKDSSVYEQLDRTLAILNKTAGNTQQFTKDLTGYTARLQTPGVLANDLVSDTVVFSRLRNTATQLQEVATQASQVAHDLQSVSTDVKGRLSSNESPAGVLLSDSATAHQLQQTIRNLESSTGKLDENMEAVRHNFLFRGYFRRQEKQRRKEEKKQQKELQKQ; encoded by the coding sequence ATGAAAACAACTGATTCAAGAAGGGCGACTACCGTAGGCATCTTTATCATCCTGGGACTGCTCATTTTTGCCGCGGCCATCCTGTTTTTAGGAGGGCAAAAGAAGGCCTTCATACAGTCCGTACAGGTAAAAGCCATCTTTCATGATGTGGGCGGCCTTTCAAAAGGCAATAATATCTGGTACTCAGGTGTAAAGGTGGGTACGATCAAAAAGATCACGTTCGTGGATCACAGCCGGATCGAAGTGCTGATGAATATTGACAAGAATGCCCGTCCGTTTATTCACAAAGATGTAAAGGCCCGGATCAGCGCCGACGGGCTGGTGGGCAATAAGATCATTGCCCTGGATGGGGGAACCGCCCAAACCGCACCCATTGAAGATGGCGATGTGATCCTTGTGGAAGCCAGCATCAGTACCGATGAGATCATGAATACGCTTCAGGTTAACAATAAAAACCTGGTTACGATCACCGGCGATCTTAAATCTATTATGGAAAACCTGGCCGCCGGAAGGGGCACGCTGGGCAAGTTGATGAAAGATTCTTCCGTTTACGAGCAGCTGGACCGCACCCTGGCCATCCTGAACAAAACGGCGGGCAATACCCAGCAGTTCACAAAAGACCTCACCGGGTATACGGCCCGGTTACAAACCCCCGGAGTGCTGGCCAACGACCTGGTAAGCGATACTGTCGTATTCAGCAGACTCAGAAATACGGCCACTCAATTACAGGAAGTAGCGACCCAGGCAAGCCAGGTGGCTCACGATCTTCAGTCGGTAAGCACGGATGTAAAGGGACGCCTCAGCAGCAATGAATCACCTGCCGGTGTGTTGCTCAGCGATTCCGCCACAGCCCATCAATTGCAGCAGACCATCCGGAACCTGGAAAGCAGTACGGGCAAGCTGGACGAAAATATGGAAGCGGTACGCCATAATTTCCTGTTCCGGGGTTATTTCAGAAGGCAGGAAAAACAACGGAGGAAAGAAGAAAAGAAACAACAAAAAGAACTGCAAAAGCAATAG
- a CDS encoding MlaE family ABC transporter permease translates to MEPIEQSDKPVISKPIDSFFITVYEICSFISRFFRELFRRPFETREFIRQCFYIGNRSLPLISLTGFITGLVFTKQSRPSLAEFGATSWLPSLISIAIVRALAPLVTALICAGRVGSSMGAELASMKVTEQIDAMEVSAINPFKYLVMTRVLACTVCLPLLMCYNGIIALVGAFVDIHLNEQTSMDTFVQNAFTNISFLDLAASLVKALVYGFTIGIVSCYQGFHATQGTEGVGKSANVSVVISMFLIFIEEVIIVQLVNMIR, encoded by the coding sequence ATGGAACCTATTGAACAATCAGATAAACCAGTTATTTCGAAACCGATTGATAGTTTCTTTATTACTGTTTACGAAATATGCAGCTTCATCAGCCGGTTTTTCCGGGAACTGTTCCGGCGTCCTTTTGAAACGAGGGAATTCATCCGTCAGTGTTTTTATATCGGCAACAGATCACTGCCGCTGATCAGTCTTACCGGCTTTATCACCGGGCTGGTGTTCACCAAGCAATCGCGTCCTTCCCTGGCTGAATTCGGGGCCACTTCCTGGCTGCCTTCGCTGATATCGATCGCTATCGTGCGGGCGCTGGCTCCGCTGGTAACGGCGTTGATCTGTGCCGGTCGTGTAGGATCGAGTATGGGCGCCGAGCTGGCTTCTATGAAAGTTACCGAGCAGATCGATGCCATGGAAGTTTCGGCCATCAACCCGTTCAAGTACCTGGTGATGACACGGGTGCTGGCCTGCACCGTATGCCTGCCGCTGCTGATGTGTTATAACGGGATTATTGCGCTTGTTGGTGCTTTTGTAGACATTCACCTGAACGAGCAGACCAGCATGGACACGTTTGTACAGAATGCGTTTACCAATATTTCGTTCCTGGACCTCGCCGCCTCGCTGGTGAAAGCGCTGGTGTATGGGTTTACGATCGGTATTGTGAGCTGCTACCAGGGCTTTCATGCCACCCAGGGCACGGAAGGCGTTGGTAAGTCTGCCAATGTTTCGGTGGTGATTTCCATGTTCCTGATCTTTATAGAAGAGGTGATTATTGTTCAACTGGTGAATATGATACGATAA
- a CDS encoding FG-GAP-like repeat-containing protein — translation MNKTNLTLKQFLLCLVLTCIFAGCKKYQLTSQEEKSPAPGSASTGNLPLSLASNNPFKVMSFNIKHNGVNDPQDIFQRLPYMVQIIRSNSPDIFGLQEFSGNAFQPRFRDSIALLGYTGYFARNAAVTVPKSIFFKVNRFSLLDSGTVMLPSNEEVVNSATWVILQDQITSKKYFVTNSHWYYNGQDIRIQGANTWVDAIEQHNTQNLPEIVFGDLNAEPGSTEIEILKTGRSVVDALNEEGDTYHGWGDTGIKKIDWITSTRDMAFTGSTIIKTKFDGNWASDHWPIMTTYMPALFGAAVTDNVGISGNASTVYSFGDINGDGKKDKIYWNPTFDSGNPRVYLSNGDGTFATPVVPHSAGASTLATTRYYYADVNGDGKDDEIVWDPTQNSGRTKVFLATSNGNFSATAINNPEGTSGSAATIYNFADVNGDGKADKIYWNATFDGGNTRVYLATSGGNFSPTVVSEATGSSTTAGTQFWYADINGDGKADKALWHPSLNSGKVMVYLSDGDGSFTASPAFSDSGASSGVASTVFHFADVNGDGRADKIYWRNSAYLGKPKIYYSDTEFKGPIYSLRGTSQSVNTDLFFTDITGDGKADMVRWNYAEYNGELRNYLAN, via the coding sequence ATGAACAAAACAAACTTAACGCTTAAACAGTTCCTGCTGTGTCTCGTTCTGACATGCATCTTTGCAGGATGCAAGAAGTATCAGTTGACAAGTCAGGAAGAAAAATCCCCTGCTCCCGGATCCGCATCAACCGGTAACCTGCCCTTGTCGCTGGCCAGCAACAATCCCTTCAAGGTCATGTCCTTTAACATCAAACACAATGGGGTGAATGATCCGCAGGATATTTTCCAGCGGCTCCCCTACATGGTCCAGATTATTCGAAGCAATTCGCCGGATATTTTTGGTCTGCAGGAATTTTCCGGCAATGCATTCCAACCGCGCTTCAGGGATTCTATCGCGCTGTTGGGTTACACCGGATATTTTGCCCGGAATGCTGCCGTAACCGTACCGAAGTCCATTTTCTTTAAGGTAAACCGTTTCAGTCTGCTCGACAGCGGTACGGTAATGCTGCCCAGCAATGAGGAGGTTGTCAACTCCGCTACCTGGGTGATCCTGCAGGACCAGATCACTTCCAAAAAATACTTTGTAACGAACAGCCACTGGTACTACAACGGCCAGGACATCCGGATCCAGGGGGCCAACACCTGGGTAGATGCCATTGAGCAGCACAACACACAAAATCTTCCGGAGATCGTATTTGGCGACTTAAATGCCGAACCCGGCTCCACCGAAATCGAAATCCTCAAAACCGGGCGCAGTGTGGTGGATGCGCTGAACGAGGAAGGCGACACCTACCATGGATGGGGCGATACCGGAATAAAAAAAATCGACTGGATAACCAGCACCAGGGACATGGCGTTTACGGGCTCCACCATTATCAAAACCAAGTTTGACGGTAACTGGGCCTCTGATCACTGGCCCATTATGACGACCTACATGCCTGCGCTGTTCGGCGCTGCCGTTACGGACAATGTTGGCATCAGCGGTAATGCAAGCACTGTATATTCCTTTGGAGACATTAACGGCGATGGCAAAAAGGATAAGATCTACTGGAACCCGACCTTCGACAGCGGCAATCCCCGGGTATATTTATCCAATGGGGATGGTACATTTGCCACACCGGTAGTTCCTCATTCTGCCGGTGCATCCACGCTGGCCACCACCAGATATTATTATGCCGATGTGAACGGTGACGGAAAGGATGACGAGATCGTCTGGGATCCCACTCAGAACTCCGGCCGCACAAAAGTATTCCTGGCTACTTCCAACGGGAATTTCAGTGCAACTGCCATAAACAACCCTGAAGGCACCAGTGGAAGCGCCGCCACGATATACAATTTTGCAGATGTGAACGGCGATGGAAAAGCGGATAAAATATACTGGAATGCCACATTTGACGGAGGCAATACCCGTGTTTACCTGGCTACATCCGGCGGTAATTTTAGTCCGACCGTGGTATCAGAAGCCACCGGCTCCAGTACAACAGCAGGCACTCAGTTCTGGTATGCCGATATAAACGGTGATGGCAAAGCGGATAAAGCGCTCTGGCATCCTTCGCTCAACTCCGGCAAGGTGATGGTATACCTTTCAGATGGCGATGGCAGCTTTACGGCCTCTCCGGCATTTAGCGACTCGGGAGCCTCCAGCGGCGTGGCTTCCACGGTATTTCATTTTGCGGATGTGAACGGCGACGGCAGGGCCGATAAAATATACTGGAGAAATAGCGCCTATTTAGGCAAGCCGAAAATCTACTATTCAGACACGGAATTTAAAGGTCCGATTTACTCGCTGAGGGGTACCTCCCAGAGTGTTAATACCGATCTGTTTTTCACGGATATCACAGGTGACGGAAAAGCGGATATGGTGCGCTGGAACTATGCAGAGTACAACGGGGAATTACGGAATTACCTTGCCAACTAA
- a CDS encoding RagB/SusD family nutrient uptake outer membrane protein, producing the protein MIRSISSKILTGCILVLCSCAKNIEKVPLELNTIEYIFDKDDSLGVNAEKYLSGIYGSLPKGFNRISADLLDAATDDAISSETGSSDVYKLATGGYTSSSFPASESVWANCYAGIRKANIFVNNIDVVPLNKMVAPGFPKKSAYKAEARFVRALLYFELLKRYGGIPLMGNRVGALGDDVELPRNSFEDCVNYIVNECNQIKDSLRTIAQTKATGEYHSVTRGACLALKSRVLLYAASPLFNGGNTAPGNDKTGYAAFDANRWKLAAAAAKELIDRQEYELFPGLFSDIFITVDGAEGKTNREIIFVKEESKGTGIEVNNAPVGYSPGTANGRTSPTQELVDAFPMKNGMAINAAGSGYNISDPYASRDPRLGMSIFYNGHQWLNTVLETFEGGRSHPGTLNIETRTGYYMRKFMGAFEATTNFSDVFHDFILFRYAEALLNFAEAQNEFSGPDAAVYKALTDIRARAGIDAGEDSGYGLKAGMTKEEMRQAIRNERRIELAFEEHRYWDIRRWKIAETAANTPLHGLSIVKGSSGRLTYSTVEVLTPVFKNRQYLYPIPYDEVVKNSNMIQNPGW; encoded by the coding sequence ATGATAAGGAGCATTTCCTCTAAAATATTGACCGGCTGCATCCTGGTGCTGTGTTCATGTGCCAAGAATATTGAAAAAGTGCCACTGGAGCTCAATACCATCGAATATATTTTTGATAAGGACGATTCGCTGGGTGTGAATGCTGAAAAATATCTAAGCGGCATTTACGGTTCCCTGCCTAAAGGATTTAACAGGATCAGCGCTGATCTGCTGGATGCGGCAACAGATGATGCCATTTCATCGGAAACAGGAAGCAGTGATGTGTACAAACTGGCAACGGGAGGATATACGTCCTCCTCCTTTCCTGCCAGCGAAAGTGTATGGGCTAACTGTTATGCCGGTATCCGGAAGGCCAATATTTTTGTTAATAACATTGATGTGGTGCCGCTTAATAAAATGGTGGCTCCGGGTTTCCCTAAAAAAAGTGCCTATAAAGCAGAGGCCCGTTTTGTAAGAGCCTTGCTGTATTTTGAACTTTTGAAACGGTATGGTGGTATACCGCTGATGGGCAACCGGGTTGGTGCGCTGGGCGACGATGTGGAACTGCCCCGGAATTCTTTTGAGGACTGTGTGAACTATATTGTGAACGAATGCAACCAGATAAAAGACAGCTTGCGTACCATCGCTCAAACCAAAGCAACAGGAGAATACCATTCGGTTACCCGTGGCGCCTGCCTGGCATTAAAATCCCGCGTGTTATTATACGCAGCAAGCCCGCTGTTTAACGGCGGGAATACAGCACCCGGCAACGACAAGACCGGGTATGCCGCCTTTGATGCCAACCGCTGGAAGCTGGCTGCCGCTGCTGCAAAAGAATTGATTGACCGGCAGGAATATGAACTGTTCCCCGGCTTGTTCTCCGATATTTTTATTACGGTGGATGGCGCCGAAGGAAAAACAAACAGGGAGATCATATTTGTAAAAGAAGAAAGTAAGGGCACAGGGATCGAGGTAAATAATGCTCCGGTGGGTTACTCACCCGGTACGGCCAACGGGCGTACCAGTCCGACCCAGGAACTGGTAGACGCATTTCCCATGAAAAACGGGATGGCTATCAATGCTGCGGGCTCGGGCTACAATATAAGTGATCCCTATGCCAGCAGGGATCCGCGACTGGGAATGAGCATTTTTTACAACGGTCATCAATGGCTGAATACCGTTCTTGAAACATTCGAAGGAGGAAGAAGCCATCCGGGCACCCTGAACATTGAAACAAGAACGGGTTACTATATGCGAAAGTTTATGGGGGCATTTGAAGCCACAACTAACTTTTCGGATGTGTTTCACGATTTTATCCTTTTCCGCTATGCGGAAGCACTGCTGAATTTCGCGGAGGCACAGAACGAGTTCTCCGGTCCGGATGCTGCTGTGTATAAGGCGCTGACAGATATAAGGGCGCGTGCCGGTATCGATGCCGGAGAGGACAGCGGGTACGGATTGAAAGCCGGTATGACAAAAGAAGAGATGCGGCAGGCGATCCGGAACGAACGCAGGATAGAGCTTGCTTTTGAGGAGCACCGGTATTGGGACATACGACGGTGGAAGATCGCCGAAACAGCGGCGAATACACCGCTGCACGGACTGTCGATCGTAAAGGGCTCTTCCGGAAGACTGACCTACTCAACGGTGGAAGTGTTAACACCGGTATTTAAAAACCGGCAGTATTTGTATCCGATCCCTTATGATGAGGTGGTAAAAAATTCCAATATGATTCAAAACCCGGGATGGTAA